TCCCTCAGGGGTCGCTGTTGGGTCCTACTCTGTTTAGTATTTATATATTGTCTCTTAGGCAGATTATCCAGAAGTTTGGCCTGGGCTGTCATTGCTATGCTAACGAAAGCCAGATTTATATTAGCCTGATTTCCCTTCTGCCTTTTCAACTTTCTGCTTGTTTGCTGGAAACTTATTCTAAAACTAAAATTTATGTTAATCAACACTACAACCAATATTAATAAATCTTATAACTTTAAACTTACCATGGACAATAGCCTAATCTCTCCTTGTGTCCATGTGCAGAATTTTTGAGtgtaaacacttttttttaatgtccaGAATATCgcccttttctctctctcttttttgcaTTGAGAGTGAGAAaggcatattaaaaataataacaatactaATAGTAAACATTGTTATTAGAACCAGATGTTTAGTTTTAAATGAACTGAGATAAATGGTTGCTAAAACCTGGCTCATTTGTGTATGAAAAAGAATTGCCTCCCTTGCCTCCTCGGAGAAGACAAACCCCTCAAACTATGCTGTCCAGAacatcaaaaaaatgttttacctcTTTAATAAGCTTATTTTGTCAGTCATCTTTTCTTCTGAAATGGGGTCATGCTTAACCAAATGACTCTGTATTGTCCTTTTCTCTCTTTCAGAATAATGAGATGTTAGAGCTACAGAGGAGCAGGATGAGAGAGGAAATAAGAGAGTATAAGTTCAGAGAGACCAGACTGCTGCAGGACTACACTGAACTGGAGGAAGAGAACATCACTCTACAGAAACTAGTGTCAACACTTAAGCAGAATCAGGTATActgttcaaacacacacacacacacacacacacacacacacacacacacacacacacactattctaCTTATCGGGTATATAGATTGTCTTCACACTTATGTTAGTGAGGTTTCTCGTGCTTAGTCCCCTATTTTCCACCCTCAAAATTAAGCAGGCTGTTTTTCCTCCAAGCGTAACATTCAAGCTACTATATCCAAGtagaacatgttcctggatcacCATCTTAGTTTAACTTGATCCTGGAAAACTTTGTATTAACTAATCAGATTTGACAGCTAGGTTTAAGGTGGGGGTTCAGAGGTTAcaacaacattttcataatgatTTCCTCTGATTTTAGGAGTAGGTAAGAGTTAGGAGGGACTATGATTGAATGGGAGGATTTGATGAGAAAGCATTTTCACCCAAGAACATGTTCTACTTTGAGCAAATTAATTACATTGTGTGTACCTTTTAAGAAAGCCAAATGACCTCAGTAGTTATTGGATAACATATTTTTAGTAACCCACCAAATTGCAGAATAAtagtaatactaataataattaattaattaaaattatagtATACAATATAGTGTAATATACAAAATATGTACTTTAGTCACATCAgctaaatgtatatatatacttattctattcttatatattttattcagtgcTATATTAGGTACTGAGGTTGTGATTTAgtaaattgaaaataaaaataaattaaatatataataataataataattgtcaaACCTTTTTAAATGTACAGGTGGAATTTGAAGGTCTAAAGCATGAAATCAAAGTACTTGAGGAAGAGACAGTGCTCCTCAACAGCCAGCTGGAAGATGCTTTGCGTTTAAAAGATATTTCTGAAGGCCAGTTGGAGGAGGCATTGGATGCTCTGAAGAGTGAAAGAGAGCAAAAGAACAATCTCAGAAAGGAGCTGGCCCATCAGCTCAGCCTGACGGACAGCGTGTATGGAGCCAGCACCCACCTGGCCATCTCTGCCGTGGAGGGTTTGAAGTTCGCAGAGGAGGCGGCGACCAACGGCACATCTGCATCCGAGTCTAGCCCCAACAATGAGGACAGTAACCGGTGTAATGAGTGCAATGGGCATGGACCAAAGTTGAACGGAGAATATCACCGACCGGGTGGAAGGAAGGGAGAGGTGTTGCACCCCGTCTCTGATCTCTTCAGCGAACTCAACCTGTCTGAGATACAGAAACTCAAGCAACAGCTTCTACAGGTTAGTCACATGACACTTAAGGCATAAAATATGCAAGGATTTTGACACAACCAGATTATGAAATGAAACTGGAGACTTGCGTCAGCACAAACCCTCTTTTAGATAACTACTGTTAGGATTTACTTAAGACACGCAGTGAAAAACTAGTGCTGAAAAGGCGTGAATGGTGTTTTTGCGGCGGATCTTATTGCAAATGAATTTGTAAGAGTTTCCTTTTCAGACGCAAAATTTATTGGgtgagagtatttaaatgaatcatgaaaaggtgatttactaaggtttgcacgAGTCAATTTACTGCTATTTGCgtcattatttaattatttttaagcaTGGTTCATGCTCATGTAGGAAtatctgtaaaataaaaataccccccccccccccaatgtaTGGCTtataatttacattatatatcatttaaatatcatGTTGATATGCCCTCTAACAGTTTTCCgttcattttttctttttatctgTCAGAATGACTATTTAATTCATTCAggcctttttagtaaaaatgTTTGGTAAATCAATAAGGGGggctttgggggaaaaatagcTGTTATCCATTGCATTAAATGGGTTTTAAATACTGAGTCTACTGACTTATGTGAAGAacttttcattacattttggtGGCATCTTATGGCTTGTTTACACCGAGCGGTACAGTACAGAACAATACAATTCAGGATGGTAAACCCTAATATGGCTTGCATTTCCACCACCAACAGTACCTTTACTTAATAGGCGTGGTGTAGTGATTGACAACATTCTCACGTGAAGAAAAAAGCGACACAATAAACAACAATGGAGAACATACAGCAGATTTTGTTCTTGCTTCTCGGCATGTGGCTGTTTGCCACAAGAAGAAGACAAGCTTTGTTCtagtcacacacaaaaaacgcAAAGCAAACGAAAAAGCACACGCAAGTGACGATTCTAAATCAATGTTCTGCAGTGAGTCCAGCTCCACCCTTTAGGTACCGGACTACTGTGCTAGGTACCCCAACAGAAGGGTCCCATGGTTTGCCATTTTGGTACTCTACCCCTAACTCAAACCTTCTAACGAAATCTAACCCTAACTTCTAACAATCGAAATGGAAATGGAAATGATTGTGTACCGTGCTGAACTGTACTGTACCGTACAACTTGATGGAAATGAGCCAAAATGctactttagaaataaacacaaATACCTTAAACTTTACATGCAAGTTATTGTTTCAATGGACAGTTTTAATGGACATCTAAGTGGTGCCTTCCATATTTGCACATTTTCATGCCTTTGACACTTCTACGTAGACATTTTTGTACTGACTGAAAAAATACCTTAGCTGGTATTAAACAGTTTAAGTGTAAATATGATTGAAGGAAAATTGAATGCAGTAAATGCAATGGTCTATTTTGTGCTTCGGGAGGCTACTGTCAGGTTGATTACCATTATGAGCGAATGCTTTGTGGCTGTCCCTGTAAAAGCAGGACACAGtaatgtatttgtgtgtgtgtgtgtgtgtgtgtgtgtgtgtgtgtgtgtgtgtgtgtgtgtgtgtgtgtgtgtgtgtgtgtgtgtgtgtgtgtgtgtgtgtgtgtgtgtgtgtgcgtgcgtgcgtgcgtgcgtgcgtgcgtgcgtgcgtgcgtgcgtgcgtgcgtgcgtgcgtgcgtgtgtgtgtgtgtgagcgcgcgCCACGGGCATATTCAGCATAAGAGACAGCATGGGACAAGAATAGAAAATCTGCCAGGCTGGACACAGAAACATAGAGAGCATCATCTGCTTAAAGGATGAAATGCACTGGGATGTCAAAAAAATGtagcttataatataataaaaacatatataatatatataacaatttattaaaatattgatttagaATTTTAAGATAAAATACATAATCTATATGTGATGATCTATTGAAACAAAAAACTATGGGCATTTGGTcatttaagaagaaaaaaaaaacaatgttaccACACATAAATTCATCCACATAGTCTAAACAGATCGATTTAATAAAGTATTATATAACATGTTTGCATCTAAGAGTCTCCTCTGGGGAATGTTTTCTTTAGCTATGTGGTATTGCTATCAAATACATAGCCAGAAGCCTGTTATTGCCGCCTCCTGTTGCACAAAGAAGTTGCTACAGTATTAGTATTTAGATAagcattttatacatttatatgacTGCTTGGTTATAATGAATTGTTTCCTCACCCCTTTAAGCAATTGTAATTGCCTGGCATTTATCCAAACAAAAAGTGTTTCCTCATCCACCCCTATATTGTTGTTCTTGGATCCTCTCCAGTAAGGAATCGATTGGGTTTCGCTATCTCAGCCTCATGCACTAGATGGCTGACGCTTCTGATACAATGAGTGATGAAAAAGCAATTAAGCAGCACTTGAGCTCATTGACAGGAATCACATGTCTGCATTTATGCTAAATTTGTGACAAGCAAGCTAACACACCTAACTATCACAACTGTTTGTAGAGTGGAATTTGTATAATCCCACAgataaagtgatttttttttttttgtagataaGGCCTTTACTAGAGAAAGTGAATTAAAATCAAATTAGATGAAAAGCTCTTTTTAAAGGTATCATGTTATTCAATGAGTGctcttttgttttgtgatttggGACTAGCTGTTCTTGAGAAAATATCCTTGTTGCTGACTTTCCTTAAGAAGACCAAATAAGAGGACCGTTGTACTCGCATTTCAGTTACATAAACACATTTTGGTATGCTTTGAAATGTTGCCTTGTGAAAGCAAACCGAACCAAGAAAATGCAGCATTGTAACTAATTAAGTCCCTGTTTTGTCTATATAACAGTCTATAGGCTAGAAAATCTATAGATTTATTTGAAacatcttttgtaacattataaatggctTTCAATTACTGTAACTTTTGTTCGATTTACTGcatccttactgaataaaagtttttaatacattttaaaaaagtatccTACTGACCCCAacattttgaatggtagtgtaaatGAATGGCTATGCTAATAATAGCATTTTAGACCTTGGTATTTGCTAACTAGTTGTGTGTCTTCTTATCTACTAGGTTGAGCGAGAGAAGGCAATTCTGCTTAACAACCTGCAGGAATCTCAAACTCAACTGCAGCACACGCAGGGCGCTTTAACTGAACAACACAGTCGTGTTCACCGTCTTACAGAGCGTGTCAATGCTATGAAGCGTCTCCACGGCGACAAGGAGTTTGACACGGAGGAGTCTGAGAAGGCCGATGGGCCCATAAACGGTTGCTGTGAGTACGAGACGGACGTCAATGGAATAGAGCTTCTGGAGTGCAAATACAGAGTTGCCGTGACTGAGGTAATTGATTTGAAGGCGGAGCTTAAGGTGTTGAAGGAAAAATATAACCAGTCTGTGGAGAGCCGATCAGAAGAAAGCAACCACGGCGAAGGGAAGATCCAGGCTCTCGAAGAGCAGGTGAAACGGTTGGAGAAAGCCTGCCATGAGGGCCGCGAGCGGGTTAGCAGTCTGGAAGCAGAGCTCCGGTGTGCTTCGGGTATGGCTAGCGAAAGTAACGGTATGCTGAACGCAGCTCAGGACGAGCTGGTTACATTTAGTGAGGAACTTGCTCAGCTCTACCACCACGTCTGCTTGTGCAACAACGAGACACCGAACCGCGTCATGCTGGACTACTATCGCCAGAGCCGAGTTACGCGTAGCGGCAGTCTCAAAGGCCCCGAGGACCCAAGAGCCCTGCTTTCTCCACGTTTAGCTCGCCGTCTCGCGGCTGCTAACTCCTCAGAAATGTCCAAGAGTCCTCAAGACTCTCCATCAAAGGAACCCCTTGGAGAAGGAAATAAAGGGGAAGCAGGAAGTCCCAACAGAACCCCCTTTGGTTCACCAATCAATGGTTCATCTCATTCGCCCTCCCTAGTACCAGAGACAGGTGATCTTCGCAGGGAGCCCATGAACATCTATAACCTCAACGCCATCATCCGTGACCAGATCAAACACCTGCAGAAAGCTGTGGACCGCTCGCTCCAGTTATCCAGGCAGAGGGCTGCGGCACGAGAGTTGGCACCCATCCTCGATAAGGACAAGGAGGCTTGCATGGAGGAGATCCTGAAACTCAAATCCCTATTGAGCACCAAAAGAGAGCAGATCGCCACCTTGCGTCTTGTCCTGAAAGCCAACAAACAGGTACTGTAGAAGGCCAAGTGTATATATCTTTGCTACTCATTCCAATATCTTCTGTTGTGTTTGGTCTCAAGTAAAAGCATGTACACCACTTCTATTTAGACGGCAGAGGTGGCCCTGGCGAACCTGAAGAGCaaatatgaaaatgaaaaatgcatGGTGACGGAGACAATGATGAAGCTTAGAAATGAACTGAAGGCCCTCAAAGAAGACGCAGCCACCTTTTCTTCACTGAGGGCAATGTTTGCCACAAGGTACATTTTCACCCAATATATGCACCTTATATTATTGAGGACATGCAAATTGTACTGATTTCCTTTTTATATTCACATTTCTGACCCTATCATTCTAATCTTTCTAAAAATGTGGCAACCTATCTTACTACtgacaaaaaaaacagaatgtGCATTTTAGCTATACAATGTCATATAAACAACATGTAAGCTATATGTATTTGAGTCTAAAAAGAAAACGGTTCATATCATTTTTCACGAAGTTGACTACACTGGTTGTGCTGTATGTTTTGACTCACTGACTAAACAAATTAGCCATTCTTTTTTTTCCatccattttctttttttttctaaaatttTTCCATTTTAGccatcccatgatttactcacatcctagatgtatatgactaacttctttcagacaaacacaatctaagttatattaaaaaatataattgctCTTCCAAACTTTATAATGGTTGTGAATGGCAGACCTGATTTTTTGAtcgatggatgcacttttttgggcttcaaaatctcaacctcatttactgccatttataaagcttggaagaaccaggacatattttaaaataactctgattgtatttgtctgaaagaagaatgtcatatacatctaggatggcttgagggtgactaaatcatgggttaattttcatttttggaaatATCTTCTCTCATTAAACCATTTTCTAAGGCCCCCTAGTGGACCCTCTCCCCCAGCTGGAGAACCACTGTTGTACAGTGTGTTCTGATGTTTTGTTTAATCTCTTTGAGTCATTTTGAGGTTCTCTTTCCCTCTTCCTCTAGATGCGATGAGTACGTAACTCAACTGGATGAGATGCAGAGGCAGCTGGCTGCCGCAGAAGATGAAAAGAAGACTCTAAACTCCCTCCTGCGAATGGCCATTCAGCAGAAACTGGCCCTCACACAGCGTCTGGAGGATTTGGAGTTTGACCACGAGCAGTCGTACTGTGGCCGTGGAGGGAAAGTGCCAAAAATTAAGAGCAGCCCTCAAAAAGTAAGTCATCGAACTGCACTCACTGCTCCCTCTAGTCCCACTGCGTCGGTTTCAAAGCTTCCTTCTTGTCAATTCCAAAACAATGTGGTTGCATCAGCCAGTAGCTCTCCTTCACTGGATGTTCCTAATCAATCCTCCTCCTGGACCTCCTCAGCCCAGCCATTTTTCCTCGGCCAGTCACAGTGGAACCTGGGCACTCAGACTTTAGTCTTAGACCCACAGACATTGAGTATTGAGTTTTGTCATATTGTTCATAGCGGAAACTCTGGCCAATCTAATGCTCACGTTCCCAGGTCTGCTCCGACTTCCCCATACCGTTCTCCTGTCCTAGGTGCTCGGCAGCCGTCGCCACGGTCCGTGAGATCTCGCATTCGCTCCAATGTGACTCAGTTCACGCCTTCGGCCGCTTCAAGACACTCGCTAGGCCAGCCTGGGGTTCCCAGAATCCCTAGTACTGACCCTCAGTAGGTGACACAGTTTAAGGACAGACTGGTTTCCATCTTATATGATTGTTTGATTCAACTCAGGGATATAATTGATACTACTTTGTGTTTTGCTAACTGTAGATACATTTGAGTCACATCGTGGCTTTGTGAGATGGTACTTATTGAAATAatgatgtataaaaataagattAAATCAAAGAAACTGCACTACCCGTGTTTGATGTTGTTTTTGCGGACTGGGTAAGAAAACAGGTCTTTGCAAGCATAATTGTTGGAATCTGCATCTATGTATTTGGATCATATTGGAAGAGTTATTCCTTAAAGCAAAACAGGTATTGATTGATGCATGTGTCTATTGGAATATCATCCCTGCATGTGTGCTTCCATTTCACCGCTTGATGAAATGGGTGCTACATACTGCATGCCAAGCTGTTAGTTTGTGTGATGGAGTTCTCGGTTATTTTTGCATTAGCAAACAGCATATCTGACTTAACTATAGCTCCATCCACTGGTGACAGTGTGCATTTGAGGAGAACAGTTACCTTTACCTTTATATCTACTGTATATCATCAGTCTTAAAGCTTTGCTAGTGTTtcaaagtgatttatattggaATTCTGAGCAGTTGCCTatctatattttatattaaacctAAATGCAAACTGCTTCGCCAGCTAACAGAAAATGCTCAGATGATCCCAAGGCACCCTGCATGATAAAATGTGCCGGAGAGAGCTGTTCTATTCATGGACGCAGCATATGGCAATGCAGGATCTGCCATATGCAAATGGAGGGACGTGTTCTTGCTTATGCTGCCTGCTGCCCAGCAACTGCATTTCACTGAGCTGTAGAGTACATTCAACAGAGCCACATCAAATGTGCCATTCATTCATGAGTCATTCTATGGAACTGGTGCCTTTTCAAGTTTGATAAGGACATTTAAAGTAAATTTCTTAATGAAATTTTAAACATTCTCTCATGTTCATTTAAGTTTTAAACAAGTGTATGGTGCCATCTCAAGCTAAATGTAtgaatttgaatgtattttaacagggttaaagggttagttcttacaaaaattgaaattctgtcattaattactcgccctTGTGTCAATCCAAACACGTCGTTCATcgtttttgatgaaatctgagagatttctgtccctccgttGACAgttacgcaactaccactttgatgtTTTAAAAAGTTCATGAAGAGATCGTAACACTAATCCATATGATTTGAGAAGTTttgtccaaattttctgaagagacacgatcgctttatatgatgaacagattgaatttaggcttttattcacatttcacgagttcacacttacatataattatatagagtaatataaatgcgtatttggcatgctgtccggggggagggattcgagctcgaacttggcccgaacccagagtaccccccccTTCGTGTAAGTGGTTAGAACTAAAAGAGCAAAATGTGGAGAAGGggtggaggagggatgctgataaactTTCAACAGAATGGAGGTAAGACtgcagtgtatatatatgcacctctcgttgattagctgagtgctatccacctgtgtcaattatctgaaagccctcctcccgaatctttgttaattaacatcgtttcacgagttcacacttacatataattatatagagtaatataaatgcgtatttggcgtgctgtccggggggagggattcgagctcgaacttggcccgaacccagagtaccccccaaAAAATGCTGAGCATAGGACAGCCGCCTGGCTAATTACCCCCCAAAAAGCTGAGCTTGGCGGGCTGGCATTCGGGAAAGGGCCTGGTTGCTTGACCAGGGGGCCCCTGATGTTGTTTTGGTGTGCGTAGGTGGTAGATtgtctaaaagaagaaaaacgGGAAAAGAGAAATATGagagaaacaacaacaataaaacatttcCTTACtgtgtggaaactttccactctttcacgctgcgtggaaactttccactctttcacgctgcgtggaaactttccactctttcacgctgcgtggaaactttccactctttcacgctgcgtggaaactttccactctttcacgctgcgtggaaactttccgctctttcacgctgcgtggaaactttccgctctttcacgctgcgtggaaactttccgctctttcacgctgcgtggaaactttccgctctttcacgctgcgtggaaactttccgctctttcacgctgcgtggaaactttccgctctttcacgctgcgtgggaactttccactctttcgcgctgcgtggaaactttccactctttcgcgctacgtggaaactttccactctttcgcgctacgtggaaactttccactctttcgtgctacgtggaaactttccactctttcgtgctacgtggaaactttccactctatcacgctacgtggaaactttccactctttcacgctacgtggaaactttccactctttcacgctacgtggaaactttccactctttcacgctacgtggaactttccactctttcacgctacgtggaaactttccactctttcgcgCTACGTGGGAATTTTCCACTCTCTCgctacgtggaaactttccactctttcgcgctgcgtggaaacattccactctttcgtGCTGCGTGGAAGCTTTCCACTTTCTTTTGTGCTGGGTGGCgactttccactctttcgtgctgcgtggaaactttccactctctTTTGTGCTGCGTGGGAACTTCCCGGTGGCTCGCTGAAAAACATGAAAGAACAGCATGAGTGTATGACTGGGAGATTAATTGCTTCATCCGCTGGGCCGGTGGCGACCCGGAGGATTTTAGCCGATAAGGGTTTGGTGGGCTTTTTTTGATGTGGAAACGGTTGGTCCTGATGTAACTTTGGAAAGCGTCTGAGGACCATCTCCCGAGATCTTGGATCTGCTGTTGGGAGAGGCCTTTTTGAGCTGCTGTGGTTGCAGCGCCAATGCGGAATGAATGGCTTGAGAAGTTTTTTGCTGGGACACCTGACTGCTGGAGAACagattttagatgtttttggaaCCAAAAGCGTGTCACGGGTTTGTTTGATTCGTCTGTGAATAGAGGTTCCAGGGGAGATTTAGCTTGGGAATTTCTCCATTGGAGATAAGCCAGAACTGACTGGTATGGATGAATTGGTGATGAGAGATTAAAAATGTAGATAAAATGGCCTTTTTTGGTTTGGTCAGTCTTACTTCGCTTAATCAAATAGGAGATTGTTTCTCCATCTAGTACTGATAAGTCTGAGATGGTGGGATGGCTTTTAGGGtcgaattttgaagtgatagcGAGTTCTGAGCATCTGAGAAACCCAAAAAAGGCTAGGATAAACATGGCGTCGAGTGTCCGGGCGGTATGGAGAGGTTGGTAGCCTGTGCGGAGGGTACGGATACATTTGTTGAGGATGTCTAGTGTTATGGGTTGTCTGGTGTCAGGACGGGTGGGCTGAGATTTTTGAATCCCTTTGATCAGGAGGGAGGTTTGTGAGTTATTTATCTCCTGAGAAGGAGCACCATACATCAGTTTGTGGAAAAACTGAATGCCGCTCAGGTAACCTTTAATAGACCCAACTTGGAAGCCTTTAATGGTATTGAGGTAGGAAATAAACGAGGTGATTGAAAGGAGAGTGAAATCGGGGAACGGTATGTTGTAGGAAATGTGGAATGCTTTGAAATTTCTCCAAGCGGTCACGTAGGATTGGAGGGTCCTAGGAGACACCGCTTGGAGGATGGCGTCGAGCGATGCGTTGAGTAGGGGTTTTAGCGGGTGGGTTACGGGAATATTAGTTGCGAATAGTGAGGTACTGGAGTTGGGAATTTGTCCGCCTCTGGAGCCAGCGTCCTGAATTTCTGAAATAGAAAGCAAGACAGGGAGTCAGCAACATAGTTTCTGATCCAGGGACGTGTTTAGCAATTATGAATATATGTtactaaatatattataaatgttcgcaatataataatattgtaatattgatCACAAACGAGGCACCTTAAAAAATGGCATCATAGCAGATGCATAGGAATGGATTTAATTTATGTAATGCACCATTGTGTCGTTGTTGCAATGCCCTTAAAAATGCTTTTAGTGGCCCATTATTTCTCCCACGGGAAAGCTGGTACTATGAGCTGTTAAAGCTTAAATAGTGCTAAGGACTGTCATGTCCTGAGCTCCGGTGACCATGGAGAAGCAAACCACTACCTTGATAAAATCCCCCAAACCGATTGAGGGGGTAGCGTCTGTGAACGATCATATATCGATGGGGCACGAAACGAGATAGCTATAGCAAAATAGAGAAGGCTTTCCAATGAATTAGAAATATTAACCATAACCTGAGTTCGCCATGACATGCTTGGGTTATGGAGATGGGATCTTCTAGCGCTTGGACTGAGGACGCGAGCGAGAGGAGATGCGATATGAAGGGGCGACCCTGCGGAACGATGTGCATTGCAAAGTTTAAATGGCCGAGCAGGGCTAGAAATTCACATTTTGAACTGTTGGATTTTATGTTGTGTCTCCTCTGCTCTCAAAGACACGAGTTAGCCAGAGAAAACTGGGCTTCtacgggagcagagggaacagcactgctggtgcAGTGGAGAAAGTTattcagagaaactgagctcctgcgggagcagagggaacagcactgctggtgcagtggagaaaattagttagagaaactgagctcctgcgggagcagagggaacagcactgctggtgcAGTGGAGAAAGTTAgttagagaaactgagctcctgcgggagcagagggaacagcactgctgtagCCGTGGAGAAAAtaaccagagaaactgagctcctgcgggagcagaggaaacagcactgctggtgcagtggagaaaattagttagagaaactgagctcctgcggaagcagagggaacagcactgctggtgcagtggagaaaattagttagagaaactgagctcctgcgggagcggaaggaacagcactgctgtagCCGCGGATAAAAAtaaccagagaaactgagctcctatgggagcagagggaacagcactgctggtgcAGTGGAGAAAGTTattcagagaaactgagctcctgcgggagcagaggagaCCGCACTGCTGATCTGGTGGAGAAAATCATTCAGGGAAACgaagctcctgcgggagcagaggaaacagcactgctgttgCAATGGAGAAAATTAGTTAGAAACTTAattcctgtgggagcagaggaacagcactgctggtggagaaaattagccagaaAAACTGATCTCCTGTAGGAGaaaaatgagagaaaaaattAGATGGACAAAAGGGAAATACGTTGTGTAACCAGATCAATCAATCGataaatcaactttatttatttagcacttttacgatgacgattgtttcaaagcagcttcacggtgttaaACGGGACAATACTGCATCggaatttgatttggctaaaAGATgagactcttattttgaaatgtaggcctatatgcCTTATATTGCAAGATACTCACTAAAATTTATGAGGGACATGGAATACAGCCTTACAACTGTATACAAAATATGACGATATAatcatgttaataaaataatgtaattgtTCAC
The nucleotide sequence above comes from Pseudorasbora parva isolate DD20220531a chromosome 16, ASM2467924v1, whole genome shotgun sequence. Encoded proteins:
- the bicd1a gene encoding protein bicaudal D homolog 1 isoform X3 produces the protein MAAGGGCGESVDQYRAEVERLTRELAEANREKIRAAECGLVVLEENQTLKQQYAELETEQEALKQELEQLQEAFGQAYTNQRKVAEDGETNEETLLQESASKEAYYMGRLVDLQSQLKLSGSVASNAQAETERLSTLLQELRENNEMLELQRSRMREEIREYKFRETRLLQDYTELEEENITLQKLVSTLKQNQVEFEGLKHEIKVLEEETVLLNSQLEDALRLKDISEGQLEEALDALKSEREQKNNLRKELAHQLSLTDSVYGASTHLAISAVEGLKFAEEAATNGTSASESSPNNEDSNRCNECNGHGPKLNGEYHRPGGRKGEVLHPVSDLFSELNLSEIQKLKQQLLQVEREKAILLNNLQESQTQLQHTQGALTEQHSRVHRLTERVNAMKRLHGDKEFDTEESEKADGPINGCCEYETDVNGIELLECKYRVAVTEVIDLKAELKVLKEKYNQSVESRSEESNHGEGKIQALEEQVKRLEKACHEGRERVSSLEAELRCASGMASESNGMLNAAQDELVTFSEELAQLYHHVCLCNNETPNRVMLDYYRQSRVTRSGSLKGPEDPRALLSPRLARRLAAANSSEMSKSPQDSPSKEPLGEGNKGEAGSPNRTPFGSPINGSSHSPSLVPETGDLRREPMNIYNLNAIIRDQIKHLQKAVDRSLQLSRQRAAARELAPILDKDKEACMEEILKLKSLLSTKREQIATLRLVLKANKQTAEVALANLKSKYENEKCMVTETMMKLRNELKALKEDAATFSSLRAMFATRCDEYVTQLDEMQRQLAAAEDEKKTLNSLLRMAIQQKLALTQRLEDLEFDHEQSYCGRGGKVPKIKSSPQKS